The sequence TAAAAAGTCCCGGGCATTGCAATTAATGACATTGTTCCCTTTTTTAAATTTATCCAGTTCCTCAATAACCGTAATGGGAATGTAAATGTCATTGTCTTTGAATTGATGAATGCATCCGCTGTCATGTAGGATGACATTGGTATCCAGGATAAAAATTTTTTTCATACAGATCTCCGCATTAAAATAAACAATTCTTTGTTCGATTATTATAAAGTTTGGTTAGGAAATGATGAAGAGACAACAATATTACAATGCAACAATTTTAAGAGCCTGTTTAAAAGGAACGTTATATGGATGGTTTTATTTTGAATGTGAACTTGAATTAATATCTTCAGTGATGACCCGTTTAACCTCGTTGACGGTTTTTACCCGGCGAAGTTCTGTCATGACTTTTTTAAGCTGCCCGGAACTTTCCACCATGATGGTGAAATAAAAAACCCCAATACCCTCATCCGATGTTTCCGAGTGCGCGTTTAGAATATTGATACCGGCCTTTGAAATTACAGCAGCAATATCGGCCAGAAGACCGTGGCGATCATCTGTTTTGATGCAGATGGACGCAGGGTATGATTCCTTAATATCACTGGCCCATTCGACCTCGATAATCCTTTCACTGCCCATTTTTAAAACATTAATGCAGTTTTTCCGATGGATGGCGACCCCTTGACCCTGGGTAATATATCCGATGATGGGATCTCCCGGCAGGGGATTGCAGCATCTTGAGAACTTGACCAGAATATCATCAAGTCCTTTTACTATAACCCCGGTGGTTCGTTTTTCCGAAGAGCGGGAAACTATTTTTTCAATGATGCCGGCATCGGCATCCTCTGAATCTTTTTCAAGTTCCGGCACAACCCGCTTCAGCACTTGAAGGGCTGTCATTTGTCCAAATCCCACATGGGCGATCAGGTCGTCAACCGTCTTGAAACCCAATGACTCTGCCACCCTGCCGATATCACCTGACTTAATCAGGGCGTTGAAATTTTGATTGCGTTTTCTGAATGTTTTCTCACACATTTCCCGGCCCAGGGAATAGCTTCGCTCCCTTTCCCTGGCATTGATATAGGCCCTGATTTTTGTTTTTGCCTTAACTGTTTTAACAAAATTGAGCCAGTCCCGGCTGGGGGTGTGTCCTTTGGTGGTTATGATTTCAATGGTATCACCGGTGCGCAACTCATGGGCCAGGGGTACAAGCTTGCCGTTGACCCGGGCACCTGTGCACTGGGCCCCAACTTCCGTGTGAATCCGATAGGCAAAATCAACGGGTGTGGCTTTTTTGGGCAGCGTTTTGATTTCACCTGCCGGGGTAAATACGTAAATTTCTCCGGGATATAGATCTATACGCACATTTTCAAGGAACTCATCCGGATCTTTGAGGTTTTCCTGGTTCTCCACAAGATTCCGGATCCAGGCAAACAGTTCACCGGTGTTTTCGTCGATTTTGGTACCTTCCTTGTATGACCAGTGGGCTGCAATGCCGGATTCCGCCACCCGGTTCATTTCATGGGTTCTGATCTGGATTTCCACCCGTTCACCTTTGGGGCCGATTACCGTGGTGTGGATGGACTGGTACATATTAGGCTTGGGATTGCCGATATAGTCCTTTATTTTATAATAGATGGGTTTCCACATGGAGTGAACCGCACCCATGGCAGCATAACATTGGGGCACGGTGTCCAGGATGATTCGAAAGGCAATGAGGTCATAAACCTCATCAAACTCAAGCCCCTGGGACAACATTTTCTGATAAATGGAGTAAAAGGATTTAAACCGTCCCTTGATCTGGCAGGGCAGTTCCATCTCTTCCATTTTATAGTGCAGGGAGGTTGAGACCTCATTAATATACGCTTCCTGCTCGTCCTTGGCCTTATTTACCAGGGTCAGGATACGATCGTGCTCTTCACGCAGGGTGTAAAAAAAGGCAATCTCTTCCAGTTCATTTTTAATCCAGAAGATGCCAAGACGTGCGGCGATGGGTGCATAGATATCCAGGGTTTCCTGGGCGATGGCCGCCTGCTTTTCCGGTTTTTTGTGGTATTTGAGGGTCCGCATATTATGCAGACGGTCTGTTAATTTGATGAGTACCACCCGGATATCGTCTGCCATGGCCAGGATCATTTTACGCAGGGATTCTGCCTGCTGGGCCACCTTGGTGGAAGCATGCAGGGCGGACAGTTTGGTCACGCCCTCCACAATATGGGCTACTCCGGGGCCGAACATATCGGAAATATCTTCTTTGGTGGCAGGGGTGTCTTCAATGACATCATGGAGCAGGGCGGCAGCAATGCTCTCCATGTCCATCTTCATGTCGGCCAGAATATTGGCCACCTCCAGGGGATGGGACAGATAAGGTTCTCCCGAGAGCCTTACCTGGCCTTCATGAACCTGGGCGGAATAGATATAAGCCCGGTCAATGAGCGAGACATCCGCATCTGGACTGTATTCATAGATTTTGTCCAATATGTCGGTGATTCGAATCATTTTATTCTACCGGTTGTTGGTTTGTTCCAAGCTTAGTAGGCTTTGGCAAACAGGACCCGTCGGTCACTTTTTGCGCCACAGCAAATACAGGTTCCCTCTTCGTCAGGGCTGTCAAAGGGAATACACCGGATGGTTACGGACAGATCCTGTTTTATTTTCTCTTCACACTGGCCCGATCCGCACCAGTGGGCCAGGACAAACGCGCCGTTGTTATACCCCTTTGCTTTTTTATACAAATCATAAAATTGTTTTTTTTCATCAATGGAAAAGGTGTTGGCTTCTCGAAAGGCAAGGGCTCGCTGGAACAAAGCCTTCTGGATGTCATCCAGAATGTCGGCAATGGTATTTATGAATGCGTCTCTGTTAATTGCCTTTTTCTCACCCGTATCCCTGCGGGCCATGAACACGCTATTGTTTTCAATATCCCTGGGACCAAGTTCCACGCGCACCGGAATACCTTTTTTTACCCAGTCCCATCCTCTGGCACCACCAATGTCCCGGTTGTCGATCTCCACTTCCACGGGCCGGCCGTAAAAGGTCTGCTGCCTTAAAGCCGCTTTGAGCGCTTCAGCGCTTTCCAGGACAGCTGAATTATCAGCCCCTTTCTTGATAATGGGAAGGATCACGACATGGGCCGGGGCAATGCGGGGCGGAACCACCAGGCCGTCATCATCGGAATGCACCATGATCATGCCACCGATCATCCGGGTGGATGTTCCCCAGGAAGTGGTCCATGCATAATCTTCCTGGCCTGCTTCATTCTGGAATTTGATGTTGGAGCTTTTGGCAAAATTCTGACCCAGGAAATGGGAGGTGCCGGCCTGAAGCGCTCTTTTATCCTGCATCATGGATTCAATACAGGTGGTGTCATCCGCCCCGGGGAACCGTTCGGATTCACTCTTACGGCCTTTAATTACCGGCATGGCCAAGCAATCTTCAACAAACTTGGCGTAAATGTCCAGCATCTGAAGGGTACGTTCCATGGCCTCATCCCTAGTGGCATGGGCCGTATGCCCCTCCTGCCATAAAAATTCACTGGTGCGCAGAAACATACGCGTGCGCATTTCCCAACGCACCACATTGGCCCACTGGTTTAAAAGGATGGGCAGATCCCGGTAAGAGGAGGTCCATTTAGCCATGGATTCACCGATAATCGTTTCGGACGTGGGCCGGACAATCAATGGCTCGGCCAACTCCCCAGCCGGTACAAGCCCCCCGCCTTCGCCCTTTTCCAACTTGTGATGGGTAACAACGGCACACTCCTTGGCAAAACCTTCCACATGCTCGGCCTCTTTTTCAAGATAGCTTAGGGGAATAAATAGTGGGAAATAGGCGTTTTTCACCCCGGTTTCTTTGAACAGGGCATCCATCTGACGCTGGATGTTTTCCCAGATGGCAAATCCCCAGGGTTTGATCACCATGCATCCGCGGACCGGCGAATTTTCCGACATGTCCGAGGCTTTTACCACCTCCTGGTACCACTGGGCATAATCTTCTTCCCTTGTGGGGGTGATGGCAGTCTTAACTTTCTTTCCCATTTATTTCCTCCGCATTTAAAGTCATTGCGTCAATCTCTTTTATCAGCTCATCCACAAGATACGCCTGGTCAATTTTACGAATAACTTTCCCTTTTTTAAACAAAATGCCTTTGCCGTCGCCGCCGGCAATGCCGATGTCTGCTTCTTTGGCTTCTCCGGGACCGTTGACCGCGCATCCCATAATAGCAACTTTAATCTGTGCTGAGCGCTCAAGTAAAGCTTTTTCTACCTGTTCGGCAATTTTAAACAAATTTATTTTACACCGCCCGCAGGTGGGACAGGAGATCAGCTCCGGACCCCGCCGGCGCAGACCCAATGCACGCAAAATTTCAAAGCCGGTGCGGATCTCTTCCACCGGGTCCCGGGTCAAGGATACCCGGATGGTGTCCCCGATCCCTTCGGCCAGCAGCATGCCGATACCGATGGCGGATTTGGTGATGCCGGCATAAAGGCCACCAGCCTCGGTGACACCCACATGAAACGGCACATCGGTCAACGGTGCAAGCTGCCGGTAGGCCTCCACGGTTCGCTCAACATCCGAAGCCTTCAAGGATACTTTAATATCATAAAACCCCAGATCCTCCAGAATCCGGATATTGGCAAGGGCACTTTCCACCATACCCCGGGCTGTCACACCGAATTGTTTCTCAATCTCTTTTTCCAAAGATCCGCCATTTACCCCTATGCGGATGGGAAGGTTGTGTGCCCTGGCACAGTCCACCACGGCTTTTATTTTGTCAGCCGTGCCGATATTACCCGGATTAATCCGCAGTCCATCCACACCGGATTCAGCCGAAGCAAGGGCCAGACGCCAGTCAAAATGGATATCAGCGATCAAGGGAATATGAATCTGCGCTTTAATTTTTTCTAAAGCCTTGGCCGCTTCCATATCCGGCACAGCTGCCCGGACAATCTCGCACCCGGCCTTCTCCAGGGACAATATCTGATTCACCGTGGCTTGCACATCCTGGGTCTGGGTGTTGGTCATGGACTGAACCGAAACGGGGGCCTGGGAACCCACAGGTTGTGACCCCACTTTTATCTGCCGGGTTTTCCGGCGTTCTTTGAGCAGCGGCATACATTGAATCCTTAATTTAAAAAAGCAAATGCCTGCATCGCAATTTTCAGAAGCCTGTTTGGAAATCAGATGCAAGCATATTTTTATTACCAATAAACTATCATACTGAGATAGTTTATTTCAAGATATTGATGACAAGCCAGACGCCGGGACAAGGGTAACAAGCCGATAAAACCTTGAAGGCAAATCCCGAATTACATCCCTTGTTTTTTTGTATCTATCTTTGTATTGTCCGCTCTGATATGAAAAAATCCTCTAAAAACAGGCTCACCCTACATCAGCAGGCGTTATTTCCCAAAGAGACCCTTTTTGATAAAATTGCAAGGGCGGTATGCCGGTCCCAGACGCTGCCGAGAAAAGAGCTTTACGAGGCATGGGAGGTGGCAAAGCGGATCAGAAGGCACTTCCGGGGTGGCAGAATAGTTGATCTGGCATGCGGCCACGGCCTGGTTTCCCATATTCTACTTTTATTAGATGATACCTCTCCCAACGCTCTTGCCGTTGATACGCATATTCCGGAAAATGCAAAAACGCTGTCCCAGACGTTGATCAAGACATGGCCCCGATTAAAGGATAGAATTTTTTTCAGACAGATGCCCCTTGAACAGGCAGAACTATCTTCCCGGGATATTGTCGTATCCGTTCATGCCTGTGGCACGCTTACAGATACGGTAATCGAAAAAGCCCTTTCTGCCAGGGCAAAACTTGCGGTGCTGCCATGCTGCCACGACCTTGCCGCCTGTGACACAGGCGGCCTTGAAGGCTGGATGGACGGCCCCCTGGCCGTGGATGCCACACGGGCGTTCAAGTTGGCTTGCAAAGGATATACAGTGATGACAAAAAAAATTCCTGTGGAGATTACACCTAAAAATCGTCTTCTCATGGCATATCCCAATGACGGGGAATCAACCTGAAACCACCACCGGAGTTTCAGTTCAAACCCATGAAAAGTTATAATCAATATCATTTAATTCAATCATACTTAATATTTCTTGACAAAAAGCGTCTTCCTATCCTAAAAACATGAGTGGCGTATTTGCAGCTCAGAAAATCGTACTACCGGAGATAAATATTTGAGTCCTCGGCTTAAGGGGGTTTAACGCATGTTTCATGTGCTTTTAAAAAAATTCCGTTTGGATCGAGGCATTGATCATAACCATAAACGAAGAGAGGTAAAATGAGCGCTTTAGGTTTAACACACAAGATCCTTAAAGATCACCTGGTTGAACCGGCTGAATTGCCGGCACCCGGAGAATTGATCAAAATCAAAATTGATGAAGCTTTCACACAGGACGCTACCGGTACCATGTGTATGCTTCAGCTGGAAGCCATGGGCGTTGACAAAGTTAAGCCCCTTTCTGTAAACTTTGTTGACCACAGTATGCTTCAATCCGGTTTCAGAAACCCGGATGACCATCAATACCTCAGAACTGTTGCCGCTAAACTGGGCATCATTTTTTCACCGCCGGGAACCGGTATCTGCCATTTCACCAACATGGAAAACTTCGTTAAACCCGGCATGACCGGCGTTGGTGCTGACAGCCATACCGTAAACGCTGGTGGTTGTGGTGCGATCTTCATGGGTGCCGGCGGATATGACGTTGCCCTGGCAATGGCTACAGGCATGTACACCATGCCCATGCCCAAGGTGACCCGGGTTAACCTGACCGGTCAGCTGGCCAAAAACTGTATGGCCATGGACGTCATCTTAAAAATGCTGGAAATTGTTTCCGTAAAAGGCGGCAAAGGCATTATCTTTGAGTATGCAGGTCCCGGCGTTGCAACTCTGTCTTTGACAGAACGTGCCACCATCACCAACATGGGTGCTGAAATGGGTGCTACCACCTCTATCTTCCCAAGTGATGAAAGAACTAAAGAATACCTGGAAAGCCGTGGCCGCGGTGGTGACTACACCGAACTGTCTGCTGATGAAGGCGCTTCCTATGATGCTGAAATTGATGTAAATCTGTCTGAAATCGAACCGCTGATCGCCATCTATCCTTCTCCGGGTAATGTTGAAAAAGTTAAAGATCATGCCGGAACAAAAATTCACCAGGTCTGCATCGGTTCCTGTACCAACAGCTCTTTTGAAAACATCGCCACCTTTGCAGAAGCCCTTAAAGGCAAACGTGTTAAAGTTGATACCCTGCTCTATCCGGGTTCCAGATCCGTTGCCATGCAGCTTGCAGACGCCGGTTATATGTCAATGATGTTTCACTCCGGTGTCAGAATCATGGAAAACGGCTGTGGCGCCTGTATCGGCCAGGGCGGTTCCCCCCCAAGCGAAGGCATCACCCTGAGAACCTTCAACCGGAACTTCCCCAAACGTTCAGGTACAGACGACGCCCAGTGTCATCTGATCAGCCCGCTTGTTGCAGCTGCCAGCGCCCTGACCGGTGAAATCACTGTTCCGGAAGCAAAAGACATTGCTATTAACGTCATTCCGCCGGTTATCGATACCGATTCCTTCATCATGCCGGATCAAGCCGACAAGTCCGAAGGCGTTGTTCGCGGACCCAACATCATGGCACTGCCTGAATTCTCACCGCTGCCTGACGTTGTGAAAGGCGAAGTTCTGCTTAAAACCGGCGACAACATCAGTACTGACGACATCCAGCCTGCCGGAGTATTCCTGCCCCTGCGCTCCAATGTTAAAGAATATGCCATGCAGGCAACTTACAACCAGGTTGACAGCACCTTTGCCGAACGCGCTGTGGCTCACAGAGACGCAGGCGGAGAAGGTTTCATTATTGGTGCTGAAAACTACGGTCAGGGAAGTTCCCGTGAGCATGCGGCGCTTTGCCCAAGATGGCTTGGTATCCGCGCGGTTATCGTTAAATCCTTTGCCCGTATCCATGTGGCCAACCTGGTTAACTTCGGTATCGTTCCCATGACCTTTAAGAACCCGGCTGACTACGACAAGATCACCCAGGGCGACACGGTATCCTTTGATGCCACAGACCTGGCCGGCGATCTGTTCCTTGAAGTCAATGGCGAAAAACTTCCGCTGGACCCTGCTTTTGACAAAGACGTGATCCCCACGCTGAAACTGGGTGGTGCTCTGCCTCAGTTCAAAGCAACCTTCAAGGGATAAGCACTGTATAATTAAAGTATAAGCCGGGAAAACACCATTCTTGGCATGCATAAAAAGGAGGATAATCAACTTGGTTATCCTCCTTTTCTTCGTTATAAAGCTTGAAATAAATCTCCTCAGTAAATAAAAATAGACAGAGTTTCAACCTTTTGATAATGTAGTTTAGGGTGCGAATAAGCGTCTCCTCAACCAATACACGT comes from uncultured Desulfobacter sp. and encodes:
- the proS gene encoding proline--tRNA ligase; this encodes MGKKVKTAITPTREEDYAQWYQEVVKASDMSENSPVRGCMVIKPWGFAIWENIQRQMDALFKETGVKNAYFPLFIPLSYLEKEAEHVEGFAKECAVVTHHKLEKGEGGGLVPAGELAEPLIVRPTSETIIGESMAKWTSSYRDLPILLNQWANVVRWEMRTRMFLRTSEFLWQEGHTAHATRDEAMERTLQMLDIYAKFVEDCLAMPVIKGRKSESERFPGADDTTCIESMMQDKRALQAGTSHFLGQNFAKSSNIKFQNEAGQEDYAWTTSWGTSTRMIGGMIMVHSDDDGLVVPPRIAPAHVVILPIIKKGADNSAVLESAEALKAALRQQTFYGRPVEVEIDNRDIGGARGWDWVKKGIPVRVELGPRDIENNSVFMARRDTGEKKAINRDAFINTIADILDDIQKALFQRALAFREANTFSIDEKKQFYDLYKKAKGYNNGAFVLAHWCGSGQCEEKIKQDLSVTIRCIPFDSPDEEGTCICCGAKSDRRVLFAKAY
- the ispG gene encoding flavodoxin-dependent (E)-4-hydroxy-3-methylbut-2-enyl-diphosphate synthase encodes the protein MPLLKERRKTRQIKVGSQPVGSQAPVSVQSMTNTQTQDVQATVNQILSLEKAGCEIVRAAVPDMEAAKALEKIKAQIHIPLIADIHFDWRLALASAESGVDGLRINPGNIGTADKIKAVVDCARAHNLPIRIGVNGGSLEKEIEKQFGVTARGMVESALANIRILEDLGFYDIKVSLKASDVERTVEAYRQLAPLTDVPFHVGVTEAGGLYAGITKSAIGIGMLLAEGIGDTIRVSLTRDPVEEIRTGFEILRALGLRRRGPELISCPTCGRCKINLFKIAEQVEKALLERSAQIKVAIMGCAVNGPGEAKEADIGIAGGDGKGILFKKGKVIRKIDQAYLVDELIKEIDAMTLNAEEINGKES
- a CDS encoding methyltransferase → MKKSSKNRLTLHQQALFPKETLFDKIARAVCRSQTLPRKELYEAWEVAKRIRRHFRGGRIVDLACGHGLVSHILLLLDDTSPNALAVDTHIPENAKTLSQTLIKTWPRLKDRIFFRQMPLEQAELSSRDIVVSVHACGTLTDTVIEKALSARAKLAVLPCCHDLAACDTGGLEGWMDGPLAVDATRAFKLACKGYTVMTKKIPVEITPKNRLLMAYPNDGEST
- a CDS encoding bifunctional (p)ppGpp synthetase/guanosine-3',5'-bis(diphosphate) 3'-pyrophosphohydrolase, coding for MIRITDILDKIYEYSPDADVSLIDRAYIYSAQVHEGQVRLSGEPYLSHPLEVANILADMKMDMESIAAALLHDVIEDTPATKEDISDMFGPGVAHIVEGVTKLSALHASTKVAQQAESLRKMILAMADDIRVVLIKLTDRLHNMRTLKYHKKPEKQAAIAQETLDIYAPIAARLGIFWIKNELEEIAFFYTLREEHDRILTLVNKAKDEQEAYINEVSTSLHYKMEEMELPCQIKGRFKSFYSIYQKMLSQGLEFDEVYDLIAFRIILDTVPQCYAAMGAVHSMWKPIYYKIKDYIGNPKPNMYQSIHTTVIGPKGERVEIQIRTHEMNRVAESGIAAHWSYKEGTKIDENTGELFAWIRNLVENQENLKDPDEFLENVRIDLYPGEIYVFTPAGEIKTLPKKATPVDFAYRIHTEVGAQCTGARVNGKLVPLAHELRTGDTIEIITTKGHTPSRDWLNFVKTVKAKTKIRAYINARERERSYSLGREMCEKTFRKRNQNFNALIKSGDIGRVAESLGFKTVDDLIAHVGFGQMTALQVLKRVVPELEKDSEDADAGIIEKIVSRSSEKRTTGVIVKGLDDILVKFSRCCNPLPGDPIIGYITQGQGVAIHRKNCINVLKMGSERIIEVEWASDIKESYPASICIKTDDRHGLLADIAAVISKAGINILNAHSETSDEGIGVFYFTIMVESSGQLKKVMTELRRVKTVNEVKRVITEDINSSSHSK
- a CDS encoding aconitate hydratase — encoded protein: MSALGLTHKILKDHLVEPAELPAPGELIKIKIDEAFTQDATGTMCMLQLEAMGVDKVKPLSVNFVDHSMLQSGFRNPDDHQYLRTVAAKLGIIFSPPGTGICHFTNMENFVKPGMTGVGADSHTVNAGGCGAIFMGAGGYDVALAMATGMYTMPMPKVTRVNLTGQLAKNCMAMDVILKMLEIVSVKGGKGIIFEYAGPGVATLSLTERATITNMGAEMGATTSIFPSDERTKEYLESRGRGGDYTELSADEGASYDAEIDVNLSEIEPLIAIYPSPGNVEKVKDHAGTKIHQVCIGSCTNSSFENIATFAEALKGKRVKVDTLLYPGSRSVAMQLADAGYMSMMFHSGVRIMENGCGACIGQGGSPPSEGITLRTFNRNFPKRSGTDDAQCHLISPLVAAASALTGEITVPEAKDIAINVIPPVIDTDSFIMPDQADKSEGVVRGPNIMALPEFSPLPDVVKGEVLLKTGDNISTDDIQPAGVFLPLRSNVKEYAMQATYNQVDSTFAERAVAHRDAGGEGFIIGAENYGQGSSREHAALCPRWLGIRAVIVKSFARIHVANLVNFGIVPMTFKNPADYDKITQGDTVSFDATDLAGDLFLEVNGEKLPLDPAFDKDVIPTLKLGGALPQFKATFKG